In Haloterrigena turkmenica DSM 5511, a single genomic region encodes these proteins:
- a CDS encoding SDR family oxidoreductase: protein MPALADDVIVVTGASRGLGRAMVERFSDEGARVVLTARDEERMDEIATDLPGESLVVPADVRDADAVERVVARTIEEFDRVDTLVNNAGVSLLGMYDGRNRLEEISEEDWDTVLEVNLKGVFLFTRAVLPHMYERESGNIVNVSSGLGRHAIAGAGPYVSSKWGLEGLTRTTALEAEDRGVNANAVDPGGRVDTAIWDHLPDDEREEILDPDVMNDAAVLLAAQGPDGVSGESMPAEEWEQRLG from the coding sequence ATGCCAGCGTTAGCAGACGACGTCATCGTCGTCACGGGCGCGAGCCGCGGCCTCGGCCGCGCGATGGTCGAACGCTTTTCCGACGAGGGCGCACGCGTCGTCCTCACCGCCCGCGACGAGGAACGGATGGACGAGATCGCTACCGACCTGCCCGGCGAGTCGCTCGTCGTCCCCGCGGACGTTCGGGACGCCGACGCCGTCGAGCGGGTCGTCGCCCGCACGATCGAGGAATTCGACCGCGTCGACACGCTGGTCAACAACGCCGGCGTCAGTTTGCTCGGGATGTACGACGGGCGAAACCGGCTCGAGGAGATCAGCGAAGAGGACTGGGACACCGTCCTCGAGGTCAACTTAAAGGGCGTCTTTCTCTTCACCCGCGCGGTCCTTCCGCACATGTACGAGCGGGAGAGCGGCAATATCGTCAACGTCTCCTCGGGACTCGGCCGCCATGCCATCGCCGGCGCGGGCCCCTACGTTAGTTCGAAGTGGGGCCTCGAGGGACTCACGCGGACGACGGCACTCGAGGCCGAGGATCGCGGCGTCAACGCCAACGCCGTCGATCCGGGCGGTCGGGTCGACACCGCTATCTGGGATCACCTGCCCGACGACGAGCGCGAGGAGATCCTCGATCCCGACGTGATGAACGACGCCGCCGTGCTCCTCGCGGCGCAGGGGCCCGACGGCGTCAGCGGCGAGTCGATGCCCGCCGAGGAGTGGGAGCAGCGGCTCGGCTAG
- the icd gene encoding isocitrate dehydrogenase (NADP(+)), producing the protein MSYDKIEVPDAGEKITLKEGSEDEIEVPDNPIIPIIHGDGIGKDVGPAAQKVLEAAAEATGRDISWMRVYAGESAREEYGEDVNLPDETVDAIREHRVAIKGPLTTPVGAGFRSLNVALRQTLDLYANVRPTYYLDGVPSPMKAPEEMDMVTFRENTEDVYAGIEWEAGTDEVEQVREFVEDEMGFDETMHDGPIGIGLKPITEKGSKRLVREAIDYALEHDRDKVTLVHKGNIMKFTEGQFGDWGMEVADEEYPDDEVFAAPDSLWETQDEVDIPEDAVMVEERLADAMLQWMQLRTDEFDILAMPNLNGDYLSDAAGAQIGGLGIAPGGNFGKGRMLAEPVHGSAPKRAGQDMANPTAMILSGRLMFDYLGWDDAADLIRDAVEETISSGKVTYDLERQLEDAEKLGTSEYTDEIVDTIEKLS; encoded by the coding sequence ATGAGCTACGACAAGATCGAGGTCCCCGACGCGGGGGAGAAGATCACGCTGAAAGAGGGTTCCGAGGACGAGATCGAGGTGCCCGACAACCCGATCATCCCGATCATCCACGGCGACGGAATCGGGAAAGACGTCGGCCCCGCCGCACAGAAGGTCCTCGAGGCCGCCGCCGAGGCGACCGGCCGCGATATCAGCTGGATGCGCGTCTACGCCGGCGAGTCCGCCCGGGAGGAGTACGGCGAGGACGTTAACCTGCCCGACGAGACCGTCGACGCGATCCGGGAACACCGCGTCGCGATCAAGGGCCCGCTGACGACCCCCGTCGGCGCCGGTTTCCGCTCGCTGAACGTCGCGCTGCGACAGACGCTGGATCTGTACGCCAACGTTCGCCCGACCTACTACCTCGACGGCGTCCCGTCGCCGATGAAGGCGCCCGAGGAGATGGACATGGTCACCTTCCGGGAGAACACCGAGGACGTCTACGCCGGCATCGAGTGGGAGGCCGGCACCGACGAGGTCGAGCAGGTCCGCGAGTTCGTCGAGGACGAGATGGGCTTCGACGAGACGATGCACGACGGCCCCATCGGTATCGGCCTCAAGCCGATCACCGAGAAGGGCTCGAAGCGACTCGTCCGCGAGGCCATCGACTACGCCTTAGAGCACGACCGCGACAAGGTCACGCTCGTCCACAAGGGCAACATCATGAAGTTCACCGAGGGTCAGTTCGGCGACTGGGGCATGGAAGTCGCCGACGAGGAGTACCCCGACGATGAAGTCTTCGCCGCGCCCGACTCGCTGTGGGAGACCCAGGACGAGGTCGACATTCCGGAGGACGCCGTCATGGTCGAGGAGCGCCTCGCCGACGCAATGCTCCAGTGGATGCAGCTGCGCACCGACGAGTTCGACATCCTCGCGATGCCCAACCTCAACGGCGACTACCTCTCCGACGCCGCCGGCGCCCAGATCGGCGGCCTCGGGATCGCTCCGGGTGGCAACTTCGGCAAGGGCCGCATGCTCGCGGAACCCGTCCACGGCTCCGCGCCCAAGCGCGCCGGCCAGGACATGGCCAACCCGACCGCGATGATCCTCTCGGGCCGTCTCATGTTCGACTACCTCGGCTGGGACGACGCCGCCGACCTGATCCGCGACGCCGTCGAGGAGACCATCTCCTCGGGCAAGGTCACCTACGACTTAGAGCGCCAGCTCGAGGACGCCGAGAAGCTCGGCACCAGCGAGTACACCGACGAGATCGTCGACACCATCGAGAAGCTCTCGTAG
- a CDS encoding sensor histidine kinase produces the protein MSAEPHADVSDRSTGESERGSSAPFRLGPRQFRWAWIVAGLFVLASAGWLRFSIGGTRGTLLYSNVVLTASAAAAAVALGLLARRSEPPDALGWGLVAVGTGLFAAGEFAWMYYELWLGGVPFPGVPDLFYLSDYLFLAAGLLVIAVSQHRLGSLLRIILDGLLVALALLAISWQFVLEPILASGAAGGATLWVSAAYPSLDIVLAAVAFVVAAHARGPRRVPITLLAAGNVVWAFGDSAFAYLSITGGYVYGEFDAIWLAGNLIVALAALHPSAATPPLEGDRRRYAFRETVAPYAPFLLAMAVTGYAASTGTLGPVELALGALVLLALVARQTYVFFDAAALSRCLERNEETLSRRNEELLLLNRIVRHDIRNDMAVVLGWGEELNDRLDDDDERAMLERMLDTTQHTIELTETLQAFTELWDDDGDRATNPVSLEAMLAETLERRREAYADVEFVVDGSIPAVTVSAGPLLSTVFRNLLNNAVQHNDAADPRVVIAADTGPETATVRIADNGPGVPADRRDAVFGRGEMGLESEGSGVGLYLVDTLVSQYGGDVWIESSELGGAAVVVELQRYRE, from the coding sequence ATGAGCGCCGAGCCACACGCCGACGTCTCCGATCGCTCGACCGGCGAGTCGGAACGCGGATCGAGCGCGCCGTTTCGATTGGGGCCGCGCCAGTTCCGCTGGGCGTGGATCGTCGCGGGACTGTTCGTCCTCGCGTCGGCTGGCTGGCTGCGCTTTTCGATCGGCGGCACCCGGGGAACGCTCCTCTACTCGAACGTCGTCCTCACCGCCAGCGCGGCCGCGGCCGCCGTCGCACTGGGACTGCTGGCCCGCCGGAGCGAGCCGCCGGACGCGCTCGGCTGGGGGCTCGTCGCGGTCGGTACCGGCCTGTTCGCGGCCGGCGAGTTCGCGTGGATGTACTACGAACTATGGCTGGGCGGCGTTCCGTTCCCCGGTGTGCCGGACCTCTTCTATCTCAGCGACTACCTCTTCCTCGCGGCCGGATTGCTGGTGATCGCCGTGTCCCAGCACCGGCTGGGATCGCTCCTCCGGATCATCCTCGACGGGCTCCTCGTCGCGCTCGCCCTGCTCGCGATCAGTTGGCAGTTCGTGCTCGAGCCGATCCTGGCGAGCGGGGCCGCCGGCGGTGCGACGCTCTGGGTGTCCGCGGCGTACCCGTCGCTCGACATCGTCCTCGCCGCGGTCGCGTTCGTCGTCGCGGCCCACGCCCGCGGGCCGCGGCGCGTCCCGATCACGCTCCTCGCCGCGGGCAACGTCGTCTGGGCGTTCGGCGACAGCGCGTTCGCGTATCTGTCGATCACGGGCGGGTACGTCTACGGCGAGTTCGACGCGATCTGGCTCGCCGGCAATCTGATCGTCGCACTCGCCGCGCTCCATCCGTCGGCGGCGACGCCCCCGCTCGAGGGCGATCGACGACGGTACGCGTTCCGGGAGACGGTCGCCCCCTACGCGCCGTTCCTGCTCGCGATGGCCGTGACGGGCTACGCCGCCTCGACCGGCACTCTCGGTCCGGTCGAACTCGCGCTCGGCGCGCTCGTGTTGCTCGCGCTCGTCGCCCGGCAGACGTACGTCTTCTTCGACGCGGCGGCGCTCTCCCGGTGCCTCGAGCGCAACGAGGAGACGCTCTCCCGGCGCAACGAGGAGTTGCTGCTCCTGAACCGGATCGTTCGCCACGACATCCGCAACGACATGGCGGTCGTCCTCGGCTGGGGCGAGGAACTGAACGACCGCCTCGACGACGATGACGAGCGCGCGATGCTCGAGCGAATGCTGGATACGACGCAACATACGATCGAACTCACCGAGACGCTCCAGGCGTTCACCGAACTCTGGGATGACGACGGCGATCGGGCCACGAACCCGGTCTCGCTCGAGGCGATGCTCGCCGAGACGCTCGAGCGGCGGCGCGAGGCGTACGCCGACGTCGAGTTCGTCGTCGACGGATCGATTCCGGCGGTGACCGTCAGCGCCGGGCCGCTCCTGTCGACCGTGTTCAGAAACCTCCTGAACAACGCGGTCCAGCACAACGACGCGGCCGACCCACGCGTCGTCATCGCTGCCGACACCGGACCGGAGACGGCGACCGTCCGCATCGCCGATAACGGTCCGGGCGTTCCGGCCGACCGGCGCGACGCCGTCTTCGGCCGCGGCGAGATGGGCCTCGAGAGCGAGGGATCGGGCGTCGGACTCTACCTCGTCGACACGCTCGTCTCGCAGTACGGCGGCGACGTGTGGATCGAATCGAGCGAACTGGGTGGGGCCGCCGTCGTCGTCGAACTGCAGCGTTATCGGGAGTGA
- a CDS encoding HD domain-containing protein, with amino-acid sequence MSRELDALARELSIPYYEAALPAHDSFHANRVRDMALRLANECEETVDRDVLSAAAWLHDIGRPAERTGEIDDHDEWGAGEAAKLLAAEDVSAGRIAAIEHCIRTHSIRSSSPEPETLEATLLFDADKLDATGAVGIVRLACIVGERSGRTGEKHAVIDDPSVQRAATADGPDVALLREWARERLDELYTDPARRLGASRWEFMESFFARFADELGVEGER; translated from the coding sequence ATGAGCCGGGAATTAGACGCGCTCGCTCGAGAGCTATCGATTCCGTACTACGAAGCCGCCCTCCCCGCACACGACAGTTTCCACGCCAACCGCGTCCGCGACATGGCGCTCCGATTGGCGAACGAGTGCGAGGAAACCGTCGACCGAGACGTGCTGTCGGCGGCCGCGTGGTTGCACGACATCGGACGCCCCGCGGAGCGAACGGGCGAGATCGACGATCACGACGAATGGGGTGCGGGCGAAGCGGCGAAGCTTCTCGCGGCCGAAGACGTGTCCGCCGGCCGAATCGCTGCGATCGAACACTGCATTCGGACACACAGTATTCGGTCCAGTTCTCCGGAGCCCGAGACGCTCGAGGCGACGTTGCTCTTCGACGCGGACAAGTTGGACGCGACCGGTGCGGTCGGAATCGTCCGGCTGGCCTGTATCGTCGGCGAGCGATCGGGCCGAACGGGCGAGAAACACGCGGTGATCGACGACCCATCGGTACAGCGGGCGGCGACGGCGGACGGCCCGGACGTCGCGCTCCTTCGCGAGTGGGCGAGAGAGCGCCTGGACGAGTTGTACACGGACCCTGCCCGTCGTCTCGGGGCGTCCCGATGGGAGTTCATGGAGTCGTTTTTCGCCCGCTTCGCCGACGAACTCGGGGTCGAGGGAGAGCGGTAA
- a CDS encoding GNAT family N-acetyltransferase: MTEVRVADAERAREDAFAVRQTVFVEEQGVDEELEYDAHDETATHFVAYDGDEPVGAARLREYEDGVGKVERVAVLESHREDGVGRAVMDAVEVRAREEGLESLKLHSQTRAAGFYRSLGYERHGEEFEEAGIPHVKMRKLLGESE; encoded by the coding sequence ATGACCGAGGTACGCGTCGCCGACGCGGAGCGAGCGCGCGAGGACGCCTTCGCGGTCCGGCAGACCGTCTTCGTCGAGGAACAGGGCGTCGACGAGGAACTCGAGTATGACGCACACGACGAGACCGCGACCCACTTCGTCGCCTACGACGGCGACGAGCCGGTGGGCGCCGCCCGCCTGCGGGAGTACGAAGACGGCGTCGGCAAGGTCGAGCGCGTCGCCGTGCTCGAGTCCCACCGGGAGGACGGCGTCGGCCGCGCGGTGATGGACGCCGTCGAGGTGCGGGCTCGGGAGGAGGGACTCGAGTCGCTGAAACTGCACTCGCAAACGCGAGCGGCCGGCTTCTACCGCAGTCTGGGCTACGAACGCCACGGCGAGGAGTTCGAGGAGGCCGGGATTCCCCACGTCAAGATGCGGAAATTGCTCGGGGAGTCGGAGTAG